From Acidimicrobiales bacterium, the proteins below share one genomic window:
- a CDS encoding methylated-DNA--[protein]-cysteine S-methyltransferase has translation MSGTEEEVGGEPVDEIAKIAGPIGGLWVAYNDHGIAGASFANLKTFARFREEHHDRTGRPSARAEAMPDDLFDAIEHSFNTGDRDALTFDLRGGTPFQIAVWEACLAIPAGKTRTYADLAKAIHRPNAVRAVGTALGANPIPVLIPCHRVVRTDGSLGDYAFGLPIKERLLDREAVRSAA, from the coding sequence ATGAGCGGCACCGAGGAGGAGGTCGGCGGAGAGCCCGTCGACGAGATCGCGAAGATCGCCGGACCGATTGGTGGGCTGTGGGTGGCCTACAACGACCACGGCATCGCCGGAGCAAGTTTCGCGAACCTGAAAACCTTCGCCCGGTTCCGCGAGGAACACCACGACCGCACGGGACGTCCATCGGCGCGGGCCGAGGCCATGCCCGACGATCTGTTCGACGCCATCGAGCACTCTTTCAACACCGGCGACCGTGATGCCCTCACCTTCGACCTCCGGGGCGGAACCCCGTTCCAGATCGCGGTGTGGGAGGCCTGCCTGGCCATCCCGGCTGGCAAGACCCGCACCTACGCTGACCTGGCCAAGGCCATCCACCGACCGAATGCCGTCCGGGCCGTCGGAACCGCCCTGGGAGCCAATCCGATCCCGGTGCTTATCCCGTGCCACCGAGTGGTCCGGACCGACGGAAGCCTGGGCGACTACGCCTTCGGCCTCCCCATCAAGGAACGTTTGCTGGACCGCGAAGCGGTCCGCTCGGCCGCCTGA
- a CDS encoding crotonase/enoyl-CoA hydratase family protein — protein MSDERPHDPAEGGVTTEVRDRILLIGLDRPAKMNGYTPQMARQLVDAFERLDEEDDLWCGVLFGHGDHFTAGLDLPKFRDAMKSGQRYKRTERVDPMGLGRRCRKPLVTAVQGVTFTLGIELMLAGDIVVAADDCRFSQLEPLRGIHAAGGATIRFVDRGGWGNAMYHLLTSDEFDAAEAHRIGLVQEVVPAGTQLDRAIELARVICEGAPLAVQATKASSARYLRDGEDACIAALAGTQAELAATDDAEEGVAAFKERRKGNFAGR, from the coding sequence ATGTCCGACGAACGGCCCCACGACCCAGCCGAGGGCGGCGTCACCACCGAGGTCCGCGACCGGATCCTCCTGATTGGCCTAGATCGGCCGGCCAAGATGAACGGCTACACGCCGCAGATGGCCCGCCAACTGGTCGACGCCTTCGAGCGCCTCGACGAGGAAGATGACCTGTGGTGCGGGGTGCTGTTCGGCCACGGCGACCACTTCACCGCCGGGCTGGACCTGCCGAAATTCCGCGACGCCATGAAGAGCGGCCAGCGCTACAAGCGGACCGAGCGGGTCGACCCGATGGGGCTGGGCCGGCGCTGCCGGAAACCCCTCGTGACCGCCGTACAGGGTGTGACATTCACCCTGGGCATCGAGTTGATGTTGGCCGGGGACATTGTGGTGGCCGCCGACGACTGCCGCTTTTCTCAACTGGAGCCCCTACGGGGGATCCACGCCGCCGGCGGGGCAACCATTCGGTTCGTGGACCGGGGAGGGTGGGGCAATGCCATGTACCACCTGCTCACGTCGGACGAGTTCGACGCCGCCGAGGCACACCGCATCGGCCTCGTCCAGGAGGTCGTGCCGGCCGGCACGCAGCTAGATCGGGCTATCGAGCTGGCTCGAGTCATCTGCGAGGGTGCACCGTTGGCCGTGCAGGCCACCAAGGCCTCGTCGGCCCGCTACCTCCGTGACGGCGAAGATGCATGTATCGCCGCTCTGGCGGGCACCCAGGCCGAGTTGGCCGCTACCGACGACGCAGAGGAGGGCGTGGCCGCCTTCAAGGAGCGCCGCAAGGGCAACTTCGCCGGCCGGTAG